The genomic window AAAATTCTGCTAATACTATAAGGTCCGAATGTTAAGAAATTTTTCTTCTAATTTTTTCATTCTATTTAGTAGTTTAAGAATTTCTGTATTATTTTTTTTTGCAAAGGCTTAAAAAGTTTTAAACTAATTTCAGTTCTCTTTTTCCGTCTGAAAGTAATTCAATTGTAATAGTTGAAGTTTCTTCTGGAAGAAGATTTTCAATTTTTTCAGACCATTCAATAAAACACCAATTTCCAGAGTACAAATAATCATCTACCCCCATATCTAGCGCTTCGGTTTCTTTATTTAATCTGTAAAAATCAAAATGATAAACGATCTCATTATTAGCAGTATTATATTCGTTAACTAAAGAAAAGGTTGGACTGCTCGTAGCATCTTCAACACCTAAACTTTTGCATAATTGCTTTATTAAAGTGGTTTTTCCAACCCCCATTTCTCCATTAAAAAGAATGATTTTTTTAGGGTTTGATGCTAAAATCTGCTCTGCGGCTTCTTGAATTTGATCTAATGAAAAAACGATATTCATTGTTATGTCTATTTATTTGGTCTCAGTCTCAGTTCAAAGTCTCAGTTAGAAACTGAAAACTGAGACTGCGACTGAAAACTTTTTTATTTCGGGTTAAATACCAAAAACGGAATAATCATTTCTTCTAAGGAAATTCCGCCGTGCTGATATGTATTTTTGTAATAACTCACATAATGATTGTAGTTGTTTACATAAGCCAAAAAGAAATCATTTTTGGCAAAAATAAACGAACTGCTCATGTTTATAGCTGGTAAACCAATTGTTTTTGGTTCTTTAACTACATAAACATCTTTTTGTTCATAGGTTAAACTACGACCGGTTTTGTAACGCAAATTTAGACTTGTATTTTTATCTCCCACAACTTTAGACGGATTTTTTACATTAATTGTTCCGTGATCTGTGGTTAAAATTAATTTGAATCCTAAAAGCTGTGCCTGCTGAATGATTTCTAATAAAGGAGAATTTTTAAACCAACTTAGTGTTAATGAGCGATATGCCTTATCATCAGAAGCTAATTCTTTTACAACTTCCATTTCTGTTTTAGCATGCGAAAGCATATCTACAAAATTGTAAACAACAGTAACTAAGTCATTACCTTTTAAAGCTTTGAAGTTTTCTGCAAGCTTTTTACCGCCGGCATAATTTGTAATTTTGAAATAATCTTCCTTAATATTTAAGCCTAATCTTTTCAATTGAGCCGATAGAAACTCAGCTTCGTAAAGATTTTTTCCGCCATCTTCAACGTCGTTTTTCCAATATTCAGGAAATTGTTTTTCCATATCCACAGGCATTAAGCCAGAGAAAATAGCATTTCTAGCATATTGAGTGGCTGTTGGAAGAATAGAATAATAAGGAACTTCTTTTTCTAATTTGTAATAATTGGCTATTACAGTTTCAAAAGATTTCCATTGGTCGTAACGAAGGTTGTCGATTACAACAAATAAAACAGGTTTGTCTTTCTTTTTTAACTCTGGAACAACTAATTCTTTAAATAAAGTATGAGATTGTATCGGTTTATCTGCTTTTGGTGCAAACCAATCTTCATAATTTCGTTCAATATATTTTCCAAATTGTGAATTGGCTTCAACTTTTTGAGATTCTAAAATTTCGATCATCGCCTGATCGTTGATGTTTTCAAGCTCTAATTCCCAGAAAAGTAATTTTTTATACAATTCCACCCAGTCTTCATACGAATTCACCATTGCCAATTCCATTGCAATTTTTCTGAATTCCTTTTGGTAATCTAAAGTTGTCTTTTCAGAAATCAATCGAGAATGGTCCAGATTTTTTTTCAAACTCAATAAAATCTGATTCGGATTTACAGGTTTTATCAAGTAATCGGCGATTTTAGAACCTATGGCTTCTTCCATAATGTATTCTTCCTCGCTTTTTGTAATCATAATCATAGGTATAGCTGATTTTTTCTCTTTCATTTCAGAAAGGGTTTCTAAACCGCTCATTCCAGGCATATTTTCATCCAAAAAAACAATATCAAAATTGTCTTCTTCAAACAATGCGATAGCATCAAGTCCGTTATTACAAGTCGTAACTTCGTAATTTTTTTTCTCTAGAAATAATATATGGGGCTTTAAAAGATCGATTTCATCATCGACCCAAAGTATTTTTATCTTATCCATAAACAAATTTTATTTTTACTGCAATTTAAAGTTATAGAACTTAAAAAGTATTAAAAAT from Flavobacterium fluviale includes these protein-coding regions:
- the tsaE gene encoding tRNA (adenosine(37)-N6)-threonylcarbamoyltransferase complex ATPase subunit type 1 TsaE, with the translated sequence MNIVFSLDQIQEAAEQILASNPKKIILFNGEMGVGKTTLIKQLCKSLGVEDATSSPTFSLVNEYNTANNEIVYHFDFYRLNKETEALDMGVDDYLYSGNWCFIEWSEKIENLLPEETSTITIELLSDGKRELKLV
- the porX gene encoding T9SS response regulator signal transducer PorX; protein product: MDKIKILWVDDEIDLLKPHILFLEKKNYEVTTCNNGLDAIALFEEDNFDIVFLDENMPGMSGLETLSEMKEKKSAIPMIMITKSEEEYIMEEAIGSKIADYLIKPVNPNQILLSLKKNLDHSRLISEKTTLDYQKEFRKIAMELAMVNSYEDWVELYKKLLFWELELENINDQAMIEILESQKVEANSQFGKYIERNYEDWFAPKADKPIQSHTLFKELVVPELKKKDKPVLFVVIDNLRYDQWKSFETVIANYYKLEKEVPYYSILPTATQYARNAIFSGLMPVDMEKQFPEYWKNDVEDGGKNLYEAEFLSAQLKRLGLNIKEDYFKITNYAGGKKLAENFKALKGNDLVTVVYNFVDMLSHAKTEMEVVKELASDDKAYRSLTLSWFKNSPLLEIIQQAQLLGFKLILTTDHGTINVKNPSKVVGDKNTSLNLRYKTGRSLTYEQKDVYVVKEPKTIGLPAINMSSSFIFAKNDFFLAYVNNYNHYVSYYKNTYQHGGISLEEMIIPFLVFNPK